The Zeugodacus cucurbitae isolate PBARC_wt_2022May chromosome 4, idZeuCucr1.2, whole genome shotgun sequence genome includes the window gtttttaaatttcccttttgtttgttattctttttttattcctGTAATGTTGCCACTGTGAATTGTATTACCAATCCAAATTATAATGAACATATGTGTATAACACGAAACAATTTCAACAACTGTAAATACCTAGGGAATTCTTctaatttttatatctttataataatagtataCTTATACTTATTGATCAGTACTTAGATACTTATACTTATTGATCAGTACTTAGATCAGAACATTTGAATTGaacaaacaattaaatgtaatgttaaataacttaaataaatacttagtaaaatttttatattttttttattattttcaactaaataactaaaaagtcatggaaaagtataaatataaataattattttatagggCTGTTTATTGTAgataaaattgccaaaaaattcAACTGTagtttatttgttaatatttaataaagtctTGCGTGTAACTAAATATACTAagaataaaatatctaaaagatCTTTGaatcatatataatttatataataagaaaatatgcgAATTATAGATTGTACAACAAATATTGTCAAAAGTATTCAGTACGGCAACCGACTGAACTGTCATTCATTTACTTTGTAAGTATTGAATTCGTTTGGTCGAATTTAATCTAAATGACTCATTTGAAAATTACTTCTTTCTAATAAAACTTCGtttccaattattttatattcgctAACATTGgattttttaagtattaaaaatgttttctagTGGACCAAACtatacaaaattgaaaacaaatctCCGTCTAGCTTTGAACCGTCTTAAATTGCTAGAGAAGAAAAAGGCAGAACTAGCACAAAAGGCTCGTAAGGAAATTGCCGACTATTTGGCTACAGGGAAAACAGAACGAGCACGAATTCGTGTAGAGCATATAATTCGGTAATTTGGTTAAAtagtttattcaaatatttgtttaaataatttttcttaccGAAAAGTGAGGATTATCTTGTGGAAGCTATGGAAATTATAGAAATGTATTGTGATTTGGTGCTTGCGCGATTCGGTTTGATTACACAAATGAAAGAATTAGATGATGGAATAGCTGAAGCTGTATCTAGTTTGGTTTGGGTATGCCCTCGATTACAAAGTGATGTAGCGGAGCTCAAGGTAATTTCGGACATTTTCATTACGAAATATGGTCCCCAATTTGCGGAGCATTCACGCACTGCGACTGGAGAACATCATGTGTCCGGAAAACTAATGAATAAACTTCAACTCCAAGCACCTCCGAAATTgcttgttgaaaaatatttaattgaaatcgcaaaaaattataacattgaGTATGAGCCAGATCCACAAGTTATGCAAGAAGAAAACACAAATGGTTGGTGAAGTTACATGGTTGCCAATTTGatttacttatatgtatttttatttaacagctGAGGCACAAGCTCATTTGATTGATTTATCTGATAGAAACAACCTTGGAGGTGGTGGTGCAGTAGGGCCACCCCCACAAATGGGGTTCATCGGATATCCATCACTTCCACCTTTGCCTGACCCACCAGCTGCGAAACCATTTAATTACCCACCACCATATGGTCAAGGGTCTCAAACTGGTGGTGTTAGTGGTGTTTCAACCAACGGAccataccaacaacaaccattTTCTTACAATATACCACCCACACAATCTGGTTATGAACAAAAGGATTTAAATACATCATTCAtaaatgtaagtatatattaatatattaaacattttatgaatGTAACAAAACTGCATGAAATTtggtttctttttgcttttataaACAACTTACTATACGGCCATAACACATTTAGAATGAATTAACCAATGATCTTTCATCAAAAGTAGCAGAAGGAGGAACTTATAGTATTTGCAACGAAAACAGTCCTgatgaaaatattttggtatgatgattacatacatgcatttgATTGAATACATCGCTTGTTTTGTCAAAAAACCTCATTGAGTTTCTTTTACCCATTATTGCTATTTTAATATCTGTTCCGTGATCTATTTATTTGTTAGTTTTCTATTCCTTCTATTAACGTTAATGTTATTTGGGTAAACCCTATTAACACTATTAGTCTATTCATATTATTACTAGTGCAagtttaaatgtatatttatgaaatgGCGTACATATCctcataatattattattaattgtgaCTGTTGATGTATTCTAACTATATGGAAGACATCAATAATTTGCTATGCTTTTTGAatgattattttttgattttttcctatAACCAGCGTCCTAAACCATATGATGATCCCCCACCGCGATATACATCAATTAATCCTTTTAATATGCAGgtagttttttctttattatttatttatttttttttaatttttgccttcgaaattccaaaatatattaatatataaatattaatataagctTATGCCATTTTTACCTAAGATAACgtatttcaaataattgaaGGATCACatgtaaattacatttaatttcagGACGGAAATAAACCAAAACCGCAGCCACGACAAAAATTGCCGCAACCAGGTGCAAGTGCACCACCAGCTTCGTCAGACATACCAAATTTGCCGAATGTTCCTCAGGAAATGCCTGATATGACGAGAGATGAAGAAAAACCTAGAAACACCGATAATGATGATATAGACTTTGACGATTTATCACGtcgttttgaaaatttgaaaaaacgcAAATAAGTGCAGTCTTCTATAtgcctattatatatattatagttttgtataagtaatttttgtcaagttaaatgttattaatattattaccaatatacatatgtatatgtgtacatatgtatgaatttaaTCATTAATTTGATAACCATTCATCTCATTTTTAATACCCAGATTTAGTGTGCTGAGTATGTATAGTTTAAATCCAATGTTCAGAacgtaaatattaaacaaatatgtaatttacatacagtggaacttctctaacacgaatcaccataatcctcaAAAAAATTTCCAGTTatggaattttcattaaaacattaaatttttggaaaagaaaattttggaaaatatagatttatacccagttctatttatttacttcgcataaagttttatggacatacgttaaagcatgtattctgtaattttgtttgttgcattttgttattgtttggcttttgacgtctgtatcccatgcctttgttacattatttatgcaacccataagtataatatcatatttttggttCACCTCCATACAATATAGAGggaatctttaaaaatattgcctcgatagtaaaattttaaattttttattttcctctggtcgaaaagttcgatttatggaatgaattttgtatgaaattttacttctattgccattcgagttcgagttatggagaacttcgagtaatggaaggaaatttgtatgaaatttgatttctaattgcatattcaaaagttcgagttatggcgatcttcgacttatagaagttcgagttaaggaagttccactgtattttcaataaatatatatgataacCTTAAACGTGAATTTTAATCTTAAAAATAACGCTGCATATTGATTTGTGTGTTTCCTATTCTAAATTACATTCGGTCACAGCCGTAATTGTGAAGTTTTAGAAATTAAATGCGTGACTCagtaacaatttttaaaacatatattataaaactgatacaattaaaaaatttcttcgCTCTCCACAACTTCCTTTAACTCGATTAGTTCAACAAGTCCTTTGCCTCTGGTTTCATTTCGTATAAGGTCGTCGATAACACGGTAGTTACCAGGGTCTATAAATAATGTCATATGCAGTATAGCATCATCCCATTCTTCATGTTCAACTTTTGTAGCTAATTTGCTAACAGACTCTTTCAACCGATTGCCTCCTTCTTTGCCAGCAAAAGAAACACGGAGCTTCATGCGTGAACGCTCTAATGGTATATGTTCACGGAGTAACTTTATAGCATCTAGTGTCTGTTGCTTTGtatttttgttcattttaacaGAAAAGTGAGCATCCTTTAGTGACTTTTCAATAATGGTTGCCGGATAGGGACGACGAGTCTCAGGGTTAACACATAATGCTGCCACACTGTTTATAATGCTATTTAATTGGGTATCTAGAACAGATTGTCGTTCCTTCTCAGATACCTGGAGTTCTCCTTTTGCTAGAATCTCCTTGCATACTTCGGTTTCATCACTTTTTCCAAATGCCTTCAttagttcttctttttttgcCGCTTGCCCTTTGGACACATTTGTGAAAACTGTATGTGTCTGAAGAACTTCGTCAATATCCTTTTCTCTGAATACAGAAATGAATACAATAAATAAGTTCATTAGGGATAAACAAAAAACTTACGTGTTGCTACGCCAGGATAGgactttgtttttgtagcaaGCAATTTCAAATCGTTTGCCACCTTTTTTCAGCCTTACAACTGCTACATTTGTTAGACGTATCTGGTTTGTTGGAGTAAAGATTTTCGACataatgatttatatttcaattttattttgatataataaaaaaattattttatgtagaaattattaaaaaattattttattctgtggcaaaaattatgaataatacAAATATGCGAAATACGAATGTCAAAAAGAAAGATATATCAATATACCATGGTGCAGTATATTTCATAATGGTGAAATCACCTATGAGTTACTTAGTCTGTAATTACACACAGAAACTTTTGTAGTTCTTTATCGGCAATTTGCTTGTGCGTTCTCTCGGGCAACTTGTTGCCGATACGATAAGTTTTTCAATGTAGTGAAAAAATTCCTATGCATAAAgatgaaaacgttatagccggtaaatttgaaaatgattgatGCAAATAAACATGGTTTGTTaaactttgtttttcttttcaaatctcATATTGAAGTATGCAACAAATGAGTAAATACAGGGTTGGCTCAATctgaaatctgttggaaaagttattaatccatcgaggtgtcaactgtgacTTTACCATTTCCAATATCTAGCATCTGCTTCATcaatcgcagtttgatcttgttgcaaaaacacttgtatGTGAGCCCTTAAATAAGCGATTCTTtgtgtgccgttcttccaaatTTACCAACTTGCATGTCTGGAGAATCTTctctatagcgctatttttgacgactTTTCAAACTGGTgcttcgttgatttgcaatttaggagtaatttcaaggccgaatgctGAGAATGTATaacatagagaaggtccaattgcggaccagcgtgtaaattgtgaaaaactaacaaaatcctataagcgagtttcaccacGGCTGCTCGGTaggagaaatattaacagtgcCTCGCAACAGAGCtgagtattaattgaaaaaatatgctcagaggtttacatttctattatacaCGCATTTTAGgctctttgtttatattttgatgtAGGGATGTCGAAAGTGCAAAAAAGTATCGATATATATCATATcgcattttttggaaaatatcaatatcgacattaatatttttataaaaaatatcgatatatcgatgtatcgatatttttcCAATAAGCCTAAGGCAGGATATAAATGAATttcttttttggattttttccctaaaatttatacaaaaatatcgttttttatACCTTTTTGATACTTTAAATGTTGTATCGATACATCgatatatcaaaattttaaatatcgcTATTAAATATCGttgcattgaaaaaataatatcgatatatcgatgtatcgatattttttcaacaagcctatgttgatgcatttatatgcttactatatacaactgatatgaaattcgttttgcgatatttataaatgcatccacaattgaaaactttatgggatttcagaggtatatttgtaaaaaaaaatattcaaacggacccacatatttatgtaatgttttataataatatacatatatacatacatacttttataaaaatatgttttatatttttaaatttactaaaaacatTTCGTATAACACTAAAATGAACTACATATTTCGTAACTTAaacttgcatatacataaaacgccttttcgcgacgatgacaaaaattataaattgaagatttttctaatgtttccTCCAGAAGGAAAAGTTGCAACGCGGCTCggaaaaatttatgtcgatatgtttgcatgctcatacatattcatacatattaacaacaagccgattttctaccaacaacgcaatgttgcgtcgctttggcattgcgcgcaggcggccatcaatttttcgacacatcgagctttatagggccgtttcaagtgatcctgccgtaataataatattcgtaagtattaattggttatctatataattaaatatgtacattttaatCTCTACCAACATATTAAATCATGTTTAGAATAATTACTattgatatttttaagaaacaagGCATAAAACATAAAGACATTATATATTGAGCATCTGGGCCTTTCTGCCTGGATACGCTCCATATTCCTTACAACTCTTAGACAtgaacacaaaaaaatcataagctACGGCCATTCGTTGTCGGTGGCACCGAAGATCTTATATGAAGCCATgagtacacatatttacatacatatattgaatgttgACAAATTGACATATAGACACAATTCGAATGGttcttttgatatttgtttacatgtgcacatacacatgtatgtaattACAAATGCGCGTACGTTTATCATTTTGTGATAATATATGtgatgtatatgtacatatgtatgatattatgtgacattttaatgactaaagtaaataaatgtagtattattatgttaaatttacataagaatataaagtaatttagtttattgtatattgtaaatgattacataagtatatgcgCATGTGCCTTCATATCAAATATCAacgaaatatatgtaaattatgtgCAAAAAGTCATGTGCGCtttgtatataagcgaatctgtaagcgtacatttcctaacatagaaattaacacaatttttctcatttaacactgcaaacgctcaattctgctattttctaGCCCTCTGATGTTAAACAGTGGTGCAACTCCCTTATAGAATTCTgtggtgaaactcgcttatagaaacgagtaccccttcgaaaagcaAACCAGTGTGGCCATTAGCCCAccgtgaaccttctctatattatacatTCTCTGCCGAATGTGCAGTTTgtgtgcctactaacaggtgccaagttgcccctatttcCGTTATACTTTGATagagaaaataagtgaaatcggttcaggaattacctcagccctcatatactatatgtgatgattttcgttattctattggtctCTATGAGTATCAGTATTGTAtgttatctaaataaaattacgtcaataaatttcgagagtataaaatgttcggttgcacccgaacttagcctttccttacaaattgttttgggctatcgacacaaccttatacaaatgaacaatgacaaaaatatgtgaacaaagcaacaatagctgtcatcgattggctaactgctatagacaagccaatcgaacaaactttccaaatttccatacaaactggcagcactgaaatcgaattgtatatacttggtcgcactgaagtCTTCAACCACCGTCTATGTCTAACCTTttgtgcaacaaatttaatttttattcaagttttttattcaataaattcaatacaaaaatactaacgatttatcttcgcctgcccttttcaatttcaaatttgtgtataccaatttttattattttgacagtaatttgtcgattgagccgttcacaatagtaaaatggttctaaaatgagtaaaacaaaacttggtagtaCTCAGCATgcgactattgaaattttaatgaggtattcgcatactctccagcacgaattcaactagatatctttgttgttgctttcacatgtaaaatttttgacaggcgagcagcgcccaaagatagcgagcagagaagtgaccaatcgatggcagctaatgACAacctacaaaatattattatttttgaagtgaaaacttcttatggcgcgttgggcactgTGGGCACTTCTGTGGGTGAGCACTTTCAGCCGTTctcgcgacagatgagattttacacagatacACACCGCGTGTATTCTTTTAATATAAGTTAACTCAAGTAGCTCATTCACAGATGGAGAACTCACACGTGGCTTGAGTGAACAAAATACTTATCTCACGTCAGCCACTGTAGCTCACCAAATTACAATAAAGtacacaatacaaaataaaatgtgttgttTAACTTATTTAACTGGCGCCCAACAAGAAGGATTGGAACCCAACAAAAGGATTGGAACCCAACAATAGCATTGGAACCCAACAAAAACGGAGTGAAACATAATTACTAATGCGATGAAACATTAGACATGGTAATGTGACTTCGAAGGGAAACAAGAGACATATGCAAGACACAagttcggaaaactactgtacttcaatgtatattgcacagctctgtgcaatacttcgaaaagatttctgaagaaaaggaaaaaaacaacaaacacttgcgagagctgtagcacatgaaaattttcattagccCTGCTGTGCTAGCGCTCCCAATTTTTTGCTACCGCTACGACAGAGCATAGCGCAGAATTAACTCCCGCTCCAGCTATAGTTTTTTACCAAACAAGACTCGGAGCAgagtagagcacatacttttttattgttatgctaaggctatgctgtggctctcgacaaagtgagagcggtagcaagagtaaaatgaaatgctacGAGAAATGCTGGCAATAATTAATAGACTAGACAAGCGTCCTATTTATCTTATTGAACAAGAGTTATCGACTCTGTGTCAAGGACACTTGTCAATAATGCAGTTCTATGACGACGTAAGTTAACGCtcctttttaataaaactataatgaCATACGAAAGCACCTTAGCTGCTTCTCTAAACGAGAAATACAGAACAGATGCACTGAGGATATTTATTTCAGGTACGAAAAAACCCTTAAATGACATTCTTTTTGCTGCACGCCCAAATGACCTGCTATCAGCATTAGCCTTAGCTCAAGAAGTTGAGTCTAATCATGAACGTTCCAAATTCgcaaataattttgcaaaaagcTTGGAAGAAAGAGCCCATCGAAATGAATATCGACAACAAAAGAGTTTAGATTCAGACTATAAAAACGTGCAACTGcctaaaaatccatttttttacagacaaaaatttcaaaatagaagCCCATTGCCAAAACAAGATACACCTCAACCGATGGACATTGACGGTTCATTCCGAATCAGACAGtctgaacaaaaaccaaaaagaagTTGTACTGCAAGGTTTACGCAACCAAAGCAACAAAGAATAAATCATCTTTTACGAAATAAAAGCAAACCTGCTCAAGAGGAATTAGAATATCAAAGTACAGCCGAATTAGGAGCGAATGATATTAGAGATGAAACTTATCAATACGatggaataatttttttagaaaccatTAAACCGTTAGTAGAACTAAAAAACGTCAAAACAGAAAACGATTATGATCAGGGATGGGCACCACCACAATCAAACgagcatcacaaaatgagattgtgtTAGTGTGCTTACTGTGGTACCATACGAATcagcaatcaaaaatattcattcTGCTTGCAGAGGTTGAGCGGGCAGGACTATGCCGCACGGTTGCACAATGCGAATATATGCACGTGCTaatgaatgtaaaaaataataataataatttatatttaatataaattatagtataattgggtaatataataatttaaaaaagtaatttagtgctattttataatgaaaaaattgttttcatttcatacgtaAAATATACAACTTCGTCCACATCGACCTGCAcagtcaactgctgattgcagactgattttatcgtcgtttatttatcgtattgtcccattgtaggtgctcgttttacgctcttcgcttgtgcgtgttatgtgctgaacacatagaagacgacaagcgacgagcgacatctgtcaaatattaaaatacacgcgttcttagggcacagattttttacaacagcacgactacgcgacaacaggcttgtagttgtcgttgacgccaaattagaaatgtttctaattttgccgacgacaatggccgctgtagagctgcaactaacatgtgaaatgtaaaattattcaaagttctcacaagtatgacgttattttgccagcagaatcgtaaaatagctttgatatatcatttataataacaatcgactatttaaaacaaataaatcgccaatttttacattttttgcgtaaataatttcactttaaactaaatatgcaaattttattgaagtgaaagatgttagtagggcaacaatgaaattgctttttgatatgtcgctgccgtcttcaaaatgttcaagacgctggcttcaaagcgacatttgtggtcagccgtcgctacgtcgtgtcgtgtcgtcgtctatgtgttcagcacttaaagtgcttaaagtgctgaacacaaagacgacgacaagcgacgagcaacATCTGTCaagtattaaaatacacgcgttcttatcagacagatttttagacaacagcacgacttcaccacaaaagggttgaagtcttcgctgtcgccaaattagaaatgtttctaattttgccgacgacactaacatgtgaaatgtaaaattattcaaagttctcacaagtatgacgttattttgccaacaGAAACGTAagatagctttgatatatcatttataataacaatcgattatttaaaacaaataaatcgccaatttttattatttttgcacaaataatttcactttaaactaaatatgtaaattttattgaagtgaaagattttagtacggcaacaataaaattgctgtttgatatgtcgctgccgtcttcaaaatgttcaagacgctggcttcaaagcgccATTTGTGAaagtcgtcgtctttgtgttcaccACTTTAGTGACATTCGGTATGTGTACGTATAGGATCACTTACGCTCTTTTAGCACCTGCTAAGACTTTGCCCATGCCTGATTATGATAAAGCATCAAGAGAGGAAGAACGCTCCTCAGTAAAATATGAAGTTGCAACTGATATGAAGTTGCTACggaaataaaagaagaattcATTCACAAATATATAGTTGAAGAAGAATCTTCCGCAGAAATGAATGAATCAAAGACTAAGGAAATATCAACCGAATTGGTTAAAACCACAGAAGAAGGCGAGGATAACACACAAACCATAATATGTCCTCTAAAAACAATCGTAGAAACATACCCAGAAAATTACGGTCAAGTTCGAATTGTGATGTTGAAGCCTTGCAACAACAGATACACTTCACAAGGAAATAGTACAGCACTAAACAAACCTTTTGAGAAGGCAAATAGTTACTCAGACTCAATTGGAAAATGTATGTAATATCAACCATATGGGAATTATTGATTCCATGGCAGTCAACATTAGATGAAATTATCGAAATACCGCTAATACAGATTATAAATTTGATCACCCATCAATGCCAATATTCTGTCAGGAATTTCAGGAAGCTGCAATAGAAACTGACTTGGGAACAGCGGTTCTAATGAAAAGGAGAGAGGTCCTTAAGGACATATAAGTCTTTCAGAAATATAGCGAGGCAAGATTACTTATGAACCACTTCTCCTAGTCGCATATAATAATATTCTTGAAAGAAACACGCTTCTTCGGTGTCAGTCCAAAAACTAAACTAATTTATTACATCAAATTATTACAAGCTTAATCTAGGTTCTCTTAAATATAACTTACttctaattacaataaataaatgttgaactctctctctctctctcatccTTAATGTTAACTGTTacattgttatatacatatgtacatatggatattattatattatatcttctataatataaaaatgaatcacaaaatgtgttgctaagcgcataactcgagaaccgctgaaccgattgcgcaaattctttgtttagaatgtttttagaggtaccgggatggttcttacggagagaacaataagaaaaattgcctgaaaaaatcttaaatccataattttctataatgggaataggggcaacttggcacctgttagtag containing:
- the LOC105216576 gene encoding IST1 homolog isoform X1: MFSSGPNYTKLKTNLRLALNRLKLLEKKKAELAQKARKEIADYLATGKTERARIRVEHIIREDYLVEAMEIIEMYCDLVLARFGLITQMKELDDGIAEAVSSLVWVCPRLQSDVAELKVISDIFITKYGPQFAEHSRTATGEHHVSGKLMNKLQLQAPPKLLVEKYLIEIAKNYNIEYEPDPQVMQEENTNAEAQAHLIDLSDRNNLGGGGAVGPPPQMGFIGYPSLPPLPDPPAAKPFNYPPPYGQGSQTGGVSGVSTNGPYQQQPFSYNIPPTQSGYEQKDLNTSFINNELTNDLSSKVAEGGTYSICNENSPDENILRPKPYDDPPPRYTSINPFNMQDGNKPKPQPRQKLPQPGASAPPASSDIPNLPNVPQEMPDMTRDEEKPRNTDNDDIDFDDLSRRFENLKKRK
- the LOC105216576 gene encoding IST1 homolog isoform X4, whose translation is MFSSGPNYTKLKTNLRLALNRLKLLEKKKAELAQKARKEIADYLATGKTERARIRVEHIIREDYLVEAMEIIEMYCDLVLARFGLITQMKELDDGIAEAVSSLVWVCPRLQSDVAELKVISDIFITKYGPQFAEHSRTATGEHHVSGKLMNKLQLQAPPKLLVEKYLIEIAKNYNIEYEPDPQVMQEENTNAEAQAHLIDLSDRNNLGGGGAVGPPPQMGFIGYPSLPPLPDPPAAKPFNYPPPYGQGSQTGGVSGVSTNGPYQQQPFSYNIPPTQSGYEQKDLNTSFINDGNKPKPQPRQKLPQPGASAPPASSDIPNLPNVPQEMPDMTRDEEKPRNTDNDDIDFDDLSRRFENLKKRK
- the LOC105216576 gene encoding IST1 homolog isoform X3, with translation MFSSGPNYTKLKTNLRLALNRLKLLEKKKAELAQKARKEIADYLATGKTERARIRVEHIIREDYLVEAMEIIEMYCDLVLARFGLITQMKELDDGIAEAVSSLVWVCPRLQSDVAELKVISDIFITKYGPQFAEHSRTATGEHHVSGKLMNKLQLQAPPKLLVEKYLIEIAKNYNIEYEPDPQVMQEENTNAEAQAHLIDLSDRNNLGGGGAVGPPPQMGFIGYPSLPPLPDPPAAKPFNYPPPYGQGSQTGGVSGVSTNGPYQQQPFSYNIPPTQSGYEQKDLNTSFINRPKPYDDPPPRYTSINPFNMQDGNKPKPQPRQKLPQPGASAPPASSDIPNLPNVPQEMPDMTRDEEKPRNTDNDDIDFDDLSRRFENLKKRK
- the LOC105216577 gene encoding ribosome maturation protein SBDS; the encoded protein is MSKIFTPTNQIRLTNVAVVRLKKGGKRFEIACYKNKVLSWRSNTEKDIDEVLQTHTVFTNVSKGQAAKKEELMKAFGKSDETEVCKEILAKGELQVSEKERQSVLDTQLNSIINSVAALCVNPETRRPYPATIIEKSLKDAHFSVKMNKNTKQQTLDAIKLLREHIPLERSRMKLRVSFAGKEGGNRLKESVSKLATKVEHEEWDDAILHMTLFIDPGNYRVIDDLIRNETRGKGLVELIELKEVVESEEIF
- the LOC105216576 gene encoding IST1 homolog isoform X2 gives rise to the protein MFSSGPNYTKLKTNLRLALNRLKLLEKKKAELAQKARKEIADYLATGKTERARIRVEHIIREDYLVEAMEIIEMYCDLVLARFGLITQMKELDDGIAEAVSSLVWVCPRLQSDVAELKVISDIFITKYGPQFAEHSRTATGEHHVSGKLMNKLQLQAPPKLLVEKYLIEIAKNYNIEYEPDPQVMQEENTNAEAQAHLIDLSDRNNLGGGGAVGPPPQMGFIGYPSLPPLPDPPAAKPFNYPPPYGQGSQTGGVSGVSTNGPYQQQPFSYNIPPTQSGYEQKDLNTSFINNELTNDLSSKVAEGGTYSICNENSPDENILDGNKPKPQPRQKLPQPGASAPPASSDIPNLPNVPQEMPDMTRDEEKPRNTDNDDIDFDDLSRRFENLKKRK